One Microplitis mediator isolate UGA2020A chromosome 3, iyMicMedi2.1, whole genome shotgun sequence DNA segment encodes these proteins:
- the LOC130664574 gene encoding uncharacterized protein LOC130664574 isoform X1 — protein MSQPEQTASRIYDKDMSTSKNSSTLRLNQEGAVGQERDWMDHDTDSEISEHDFLTKGAFLLTPSHELTVEKAATICDKMNFRGAFSLTKTATGILFKFSNIDDFQAVYKKGFHKVTGARFYKKVAIPCRPAKIFTVYVLDVPEELPEDDIRHALYKYRSIVEVTRLPLNTATVLKAINDKLKSETQNSNEPPVIYTGPPVIRVTLASVEETSMLLSRGLDFYGATFFPTETPHPISANLAKYKNNSCSNDRWLELASLGAGQRVRDLLPVFDNAGFTKLPPPACRVIKPQRN, from the exons ATGTCACAACCGGAACAAACTGCCAGTAGGATTTACGACAAGGATATGTCGACTTCGAAGAATAGCTCAACTTTGAGATTAAATCAAGAGGGTGCTGTGGGTCAGGAACGTGATTGGATGGATCATGATACCGACTCTGAGATCAGTGAGCACGATTTTCTTACCAAGGGTGCGTTTCTTCTTACACCGAGCCATGAGCTAACTGTGGAAAAAGCTGCTACCATTTGCGACAAGATGAATTTCCG AGGCGCCTTCTCGTTAACCAAAACCGCCACTGGAATTCTATTCAAATTCAGCAACATCGATGACTTCCAAGCGGTGTACAAAAAAGGCTTTCACAAAGTTACCGGTGCAAgattctataaaaaagttgCTATCCCTTGCCGACCTGCTAAAATATTCACTGTATATGTTCTTGATGTACCCGAGGAACTCCCCGAGGATGATATAAGACATGCGCTCTATAAATATCGGTCTATTGTTGAGGTCACCAGGTTACCACTCAATACAGCAACTGTTT TGAAGGCTATTAACGACAAACTGAAGAGCGAGACACAAAACAGTAATGAACCACCAGTTATTTATACCGGACCGCCAGTAATTCGCGTTACGCTTGCGAGTGTTGAAGAGACATCAATGTTATTAAGTCGCGGTCTTGATTTCTATGGGGCAACATTTTTTCCAACAGAGACACCGCACCCAATAAGCGCCAATTTGGCCAAGTATAAAAACAACAG CTGTTCAAATGACAGATGGCTGGAATTAGCTTCATTGGGCGCAGGTCAACGTGTCCGAGATCTACTTCCAGTTTTCGATAATGCAGGATTCACTAAATTGCCACCACCAGCATGTCGTGTTATAAAACCACAAAGAAATTGA
- the LOC130664574 gene encoding uncharacterized protein LOC130664574 isoform X2 produces the protein MSQPEQTASRIYDKDMSTSKNSSTLRLNQEGAVGQERDWMDHDTDSEISEHDFLTKGAFLLTPSHELTVEKAATICDKMNFRGAFSLTKTATGILFKFSNIDDFQAVYKKGFHKVTGARFYKKVAIPCRPAKIFTVYVLDVPEELPEDDIRHALYKYRSIVEVTRLPLNTATVLKAINDKLKSETQNSNEPPVIYTGPPVIRVTLASVEETSMLLSRGLDFYGATFFPTETPHPISANLAKYKNNRWLELASLGAGQRVRDLLPVFDNAGFTKLPPPACRVIKPQRN, from the exons ATGTCACAACCGGAACAAACTGCCAGTAGGATTTACGACAAGGATATGTCGACTTCGAAGAATAGCTCAACTTTGAGATTAAATCAAGAGGGTGCTGTGGGTCAGGAACGTGATTGGATGGATCATGATACCGACTCTGAGATCAGTGAGCACGATTTTCTTACCAAGGGTGCGTTTCTTCTTACACCGAGCCATGAGCTAACTGTGGAAAAAGCTGCTACCATTTGCGACAAGATGAATTTCCG AGGCGCCTTCTCGTTAACCAAAACCGCCACTGGAATTCTATTCAAATTCAGCAACATCGATGACTTCCAAGCGGTGTACAAAAAAGGCTTTCACAAAGTTACCGGTGCAAgattctataaaaaagttgCTATCCCTTGCCGACCTGCTAAAATATTCACTGTATATGTTCTTGATGTACCCGAGGAACTCCCCGAGGATGATATAAGACATGCGCTCTATAAATATCGGTCTATTGTTGAGGTCACCAGGTTACCACTCAATACAGCAACTGTTT TGAAGGCTATTAACGACAAACTGAAGAGCGAGACACAAAACAGTAATGAACCACCAGTTATTTATACCGGACCGCCAGTAATTCGCGTTACGCTTGCGAGTGTTGAAGAGACATCAATGTTATTAAGTCGCGGTCTTGATTTCTATGGGGCAACATTTTTTCCAACAGAGACACCGCACCCAATAAGCGCCAATTTGGCCAAGTATAAAAACAACAG ATGGCTGGAATTAGCTTCATTGGGCGCAGGTCAACGTGTCCGAGATCTACTTCCAGTTTTCGATAATGCAGGATTCACTAAATTGCCACCACCAGCATGTCGTGTTATAAAACCACAAAGAAATTGA
- the LOC130664574 gene encoding uncharacterized protein LOC130664574 isoform X3 translates to MSQPEQTASRIYDKDMSTSKNSSTLRLNQEGAVGQERDWMDHDTDSEISEHDFLTKGAFLLTPSHELTVEKAATICDKMNFRGAFSLTKTATGILFKFSNIDDFQAVYKKGFHKVTGARFYKKVAIPCRPAKIFTVYVLDVPEELPEDDIRHALYKYRSIVEVTRLPLNTATVLKAINDKLKSETQNSNEPPVIYTGPPVIRVTLASVEETSMLLSRGLDFYGATFFPTETPHPISANLAKYKNNRWVCSE, encoded by the exons ATGTCACAACCGGAACAAACTGCCAGTAGGATTTACGACAAGGATATGTCGACTTCGAAGAATAGCTCAACTTTGAGATTAAATCAAGAGGGTGCTGTGGGTCAGGAACGTGATTGGATGGATCATGATACCGACTCTGAGATCAGTGAGCACGATTTTCTTACCAAGGGTGCGTTTCTTCTTACACCGAGCCATGAGCTAACTGTGGAAAAAGCTGCTACCATTTGCGACAAGATGAATTTCCG AGGCGCCTTCTCGTTAACCAAAACCGCCACTGGAATTCTATTCAAATTCAGCAACATCGATGACTTCCAAGCGGTGTACAAAAAAGGCTTTCACAAAGTTACCGGTGCAAgattctataaaaaagttgCTATCCCTTGCCGACCTGCTAAAATATTCACTGTATATGTTCTTGATGTACCCGAGGAACTCCCCGAGGATGATATAAGACATGCGCTCTATAAATATCGGTCTATTGTTGAGGTCACCAGGTTACCACTCAATACAGCAACTGTTT TGAAGGCTATTAACGACAAACTGAAGAGCGAGACACAAAACAGTAATGAACCACCAGTTATTTATACCGGACCGCCAGTAATTCGCGTTACGCTTGCGAGTGTTGAAGAGACATCAATGTTATTAAGTCGCGGTCTTGATTTCTATGGGGCAACATTTTTTCCAACAGAGACACCGCACCCAATAAGCGCCAATTTGGCCAAGTATAAAAACAACAGGTGGGTCTgcagtgaataa